Below is a genomic region from Zonotrichia leucophrys gambelii isolate GWCS_2022_RI chromosome 1A, RI_Zleu_2.0, whole genome shotgun sequence.
TGgattcagagagaaaattaacTATCAGTCTAGCAGAGCTGATCCACATTATGGCACCCCCTCTTGATCACACTCTTTGCACTCCAGCCTAGTAAAAAACACACATGACACTTGCAGTTGCTGGATCCCTCCCGGACCATCATACCATCTTTTGTGGGTATGGGTTTGGAAAGTGGAAAACCTTTCGGATTAAGGCAGAAGACTGACTTAAGTGAGCAGTTCATCACAGATACAGCCAGTTAGACAAAATCAGATTGAACAGGCAACTGACTGCCAACAAGtatacttttatatatttacacCAGAATTTGTATACACACAGTGCTTAAaaaacagggaagggaagaaaaaagggaaaaagaaagaaagaaaaaaagaaaaaataaaagaccaCCCAGTCCAATAGCTTCATCTTGGTATAATCATTCTTTCTATAGCACAAATGATATGATCCCAGTTTTTACAAAATATTGCCAGCAGCGTCACTGCAAAGAAAGTGCAGATGATATGAAAGCGGCTCTTCATCATAGGAGCAATGAACTTTGCAATAGTAGAAACACAGACTAAGATGACAGTCATGAAGGCCAGGATAACATTTATACACTTCCCCAGGAGCACTTTGGCATTAACTGTTTCCGACTGCTGTGCTTGCTGTTCTTGCTGATGGAGCTCCAGTTTGGAAACTCGGGTCTGGCATGATTCCAAGGCTTCCTggagacagaaaacaagaattaGGGCAGCCATATTTCCCTTCAACCTTTCTTCACATTTTAGCTGCAGAGCCATCCATCAGCTAGTTAGAAGTGTAATTTATTATTGACTGCCAAAATTTCAATGAACCACCaacttttaaaagaataaatgcaCATATATGTCTGAATGAGTGTGTCACTGTTTGCTCAGGCATAATCAAGGCTAACAACACTGTCCAAAATGTAGGTTTGTTCTATTTTTTATGCTCAAGAAAAAGTATCATAACTTTAATGTTCATTACAATTGTTTCCTATATATACTGTTGATATAAAGTACTAGTAAAGCTGTTGCCATAGAAACTATCACTGCAtcaaaacaacaagaaaatgaGTTTCTTTGTATATTCTATTGAAAAGATTAGGGTGAGCTTGCTGTGATACTAATTAACTCTACTTTGCAACACGTAGCAGTGCTGAGTTTACACTGCCTCCGTGGTCCACATTGATTTTGCTCTCAAAGCTACCCATCCTACAGTGTTGGGCTCTCTGTGAGATCTGGCCTTCTCCCACTGTCAGTGCGAAGACAGTGGAACAACCTGTGGAACAACCTGCTTTTATGGGATTCTCTCCCACATGATCTATTCGGCTTCACAATTTGTTCTAAAGAAAGCAGACCTTTCTCTTCTGCTTGAGAATGGACTAAAAGTGGTCTTTGACTAAAATGCTTTCTAAAGACACTACTTCCATGCTTAAACCAtcccaaagcaaaacagaaaaacttcCAACTGCTTCCCTTACTTGCCAAAATGCCAGCTTTTTGCAGGAGTTGGGATTTGGGCATCACTGCACAACGTGGCGCAGAGCTATAATTTCATGAGATTGATCAACTTGACAGAATCTTTTACCACTGTCCGACAAAGAAAACCAACGCTGCAGCATCCCTACTTTCTTGCACACTCTCACGGTCCAGGTATTTTCCTTGCACTAGCAAGCTTGCTCACCTGCTCACACAGTAAGCTGTTTCAAACCAAACCTCAGCATATAAACACCCAGAGAATTAGCAGCCATCCTTTGCTGGGTCAGTCCTTCATGGTTTCAGCAAGCTGGACTGGCTTACCAAGGGACTGGCCAGGCACCAAGGTCACCACAGAGAGTGTGGCACAGTGCCTTACACAAGGCTGCTTCCCTTCACTGCTCTAGGAAGTagtaacaaaataaaagattgTTATTACAGTTCTTCATGGGTGGCACAAAGGCTGTTATGGCTCAGGCATGTTCTCCACTACACACTAATGAACTTCCCTGGTCTTTCTTCCACTCTGACTGTAAGTTATCCTCAATTTGTCTTGTGCTGCTTTAGAAGTCCAGCTGCAAAAGTCTGATACCTGCATCTCTGCATTGAGAGGCTGAACATGTCTTTAAAACTATCTGCACATCCTTTAGTGACAGTTAGGCTGTTACTCAAAATATCCAGAGCTTAAATCCTTTTACTCTATTTTAGCTAATTTTCCAAAGCCCCAGAGAGATAGATTTAAATGGGCCCAACTGtacagagataaaagaaacaaggCTGTGTCAACATAGCACTTCATTAAGGAGTCTTTGACACCCTTCCAGGAGTCTTTTAAAAGTCTCTGACACCCCTCCAGGATTCTGCTAATGACTTAGGGAATATTTCACAGGCCTTCTGTTGGACAACTCAGATTACATTACATTTTTACATCCTCAAGATGCCTTCACAGAAAGGAGtgctcttttctttaaatctgtGAGACACCTCTCTTGTTTAAACCTACAATGAAACCTATGATATGCTTACACTCAGTACCATCCCTTTCCCTCTGTTCCCAGGAGCTTCCTAATTAACATTTAGGAAACTGTGAtcatcctgctgcctgcactctCTCTGTTTGGAAATGTGAGCACAGGTGCATACAGGTCAGGTTTTAGGTTCTTTTACCATGTGAGCCAATGGTAAAAGAGTCTTTGAGCATTCCTCAGTTTTTCATGAATAGGTAAGGCACAACTGTGTTTTCACCACTTTTCACCACTTCCTCAGACTTTGAGTGGAAATATTATGCATTATGTAAGTGCTTGTGTTGTATTAAATATTCAAGTACATACATAACTACATGCTGTCAGGACATACTTGTAGACATTAATACTGGTTTTTGATTGAAGTCAGACATGACTACAACTGACCACTAAGGTGAAAACACGGCACAGCTTTGATTATAGAGGTTGTTGTGACTATGGCTTAAAACTCTTTAATTATAACTGGCAAATCTACAAGTCTATTTCTCTTACTTTTTACCCTAAGCTGAGCAAGAAGTTTATGTCAGGACATTGTCAGAAGTGTTGTGTCATACAATACAAAGAGACTTgattccttcctcctctctgaaagaaattaaaacaagcCACTCTTCCACCACAATTCTGCCTGGGCCATATCATcagtttcagcagaaaaaaaatcttgaatcCAGAGAAACAAATGGAGACTGTCACTGATTCAATGTGCTGGGTTTTCCCCTTAAAACATAGAAAATATGTTAAGCTTACAAACATGTTCAAAGCTTACATATTTTCCCAtattccttattttaaaatatgcagaaaaatgCAAGTGTTTCATGGTACAAGATCTCCACAAAATGTTATTAGATTAGGATAAGGAAAATAAGTACCTGAACATCTCGTGATCGCTCGTAGGCCTGGTACGCCACCTTCTCCTCTATGCTGGCTAGCTCTTGTTTCAAGTTTGCTGTCTCATGTTGATGAAGGTCAGTGAGGTCATTTAACTGGTCCTCCAATCTTTCATATCTTATTAGGAAAAGAAGTCTAAATTTAGTGCCTTCTATTCAAGTAATGCAAATCATGAAAACAATTGCACATTTTAACAGGTAATTTCTCAGCACATGGTGAATTCATCTGAGTGGCATTACAAAGCACATATAGAAATCAGTAAAAACTTTGCAAACTTTCCACAAACACTTATTCAGCAATCAGAAAGCCTTTTCTGAGTGTTTCTTGCTGGCAGTAGGTgctaaaaagcaaatatttgtaCATCACTGGCAAATTATATGAAATATAAACAGTGCCTAAGGATATCCAACTCACATTTTTCACTCTTCATTTAGCCAAGAAGATATGGCTTCATAAGTAAGTTTGAGCCAGTTAATAGCTTACCAGTAATGACAGGAAAAATATGTTCTCTCTCATACACAACTGCAGGGTTCTGCCATTTATGTACAGTCTGTTCTGGCATGTTTCTACATGGTAAAGTAGTTCAAGTAAACCACCAGCAaactagaattttttttgtgagtttgTCACTTGATTTAACACACAAACAGGCAAACACTGCAGTCAGCACAAAAATGATGGAGGCAAAATTGTCTAGAAATGGATAGCAGGAGGCTTGAGATTTTACTGGCAGAGAGCTGTCAGAAAGAGCTGTCAGCTCTACCTTCTCCTGAAACCAAGTCAAAAGCTCAGCAGGCCTTTCATTGTTCTTTCCTCCCTATATTACCACATGATATCAAGTCTTTCATTGTATTTTAAGAACTATAAGCAAGGGAGACATGAAATATTGCCCTTCATACCAAGATTTTGCCCACTGGCATAGTAAAGACTTCAAGAATTGACTGTCACCTTAAAATGCCCATAGGAAAAGTGGGATATAGGTACAGCAGGTGAAAGCCCTCTGTACAACATATCATCCACTTCTCACATAGGATGATAAAGGAATTAATTGTCATGTAACAAATGCAAGAGGAAGTTGTGCTGCAGCCCTTCAAAATACATCTCCCAGTGTGTGTTACACCAGGGTACAAGGTGACATTGCATCCAGGAGATAGCAATGTGTGtgagaagtgtttggacaaggTACCCAGGAGTCAAGGGTATACTTATCAGTCAGTTCTGCTACACCACAGACTGATTAGCTTTTTTGAGTCACATTAGATAGAATCCTTCCACCAGCTACAAAACCATTGGCATCTCCTATACGCAGTACTCACATAATTCACAAAAAAGCTATGACAGAGGAGAGAGTCTTCTGACCAGCCTCTGACAAAAAGCAAAGGGCACTACACCATTtgatagaaaatataaatattctatGTGTATTTTCAGTTGTTGGAAGGAATTAAACATGTTGGTAATAGATATTgattggaattattttttcctcttgcttctgaaatctctctctctctcacacacacacacacactttccAAATAGTTTCTATACCCATTCAAAAGTCATTTCAAGagaacagttaaaaaaaatacctaaaTCTTTCCTCTTGTAGCATCTGAGAAATAAAGCCATAGTCTCTTTTAAATTGGGTTTTTAAATTCTCAATATCATCAGCTAATTGAGACTGTGTCTCCTTGATTTCCCTTAGTTCCTCCAAAATCATGGAAAGCTTTCCTTGGCTGTCCAGGGTGCTTGCCACAGCAGGACTAAAGGAAGTATTCCCATTGCTGTCTGCTGATCCAGAGGTCCCACTTGAGCATTCATCATCACTAACATATTTTGGTTTGGCAACAATGGTGGCGCTGCCCCCATAGGTTCTAGAACTCGTTTCTGGCCGAAATTCATCCAGGGTATTTTTCAGATGAGCAATGTTGTCTGCACTACCAAATTTGTTTCGGATCAGGTTGGCAAACTCTCTGGACTTGCTGAAAACAAAGACAGGGGGTGTCAGAGATACACCGGGCACACCCGacttgctgctctctgctccgTGCCCAGTGCCACGAGACTTTCCATGTTGAACGTCTTTCAAGTTATCTTTGGAAGTATCCTTGGTAGCTTTGGAAGATCCATTTTGTTCAATATCCTTGAGCTTTTTGTGATACTGTTCCAATTTCTTCTGcagctgggcaatggagtgGGCAGATTTCTGGTTCTTTTTCTCAAAGACTTGCTTGATGCGCCCAGCCTGCTGCTTGTCTGCGCTGTTCACCAATTTCAAATACTCAGCCACGTTCCCATCTCGAGCTGTTTGTTCAACCTTGATTTGTTCTGTAACCTTGAGGATTTTCTGTTTCAAGCTATCTGCATTGAGTTTGACTTTGTGAAACTCTAGGACCCCATCTGGTACATCAAAGTTCAGGTTGGTATCAGAACCTCCACGACGGATGTTAAGTGGTAGACTCAGGGTATTCATGTCATGTCTTTCCAcctgagagaaaagaaaaagaggtaaATGGAATTtgaattctattttttaaaatccaacaTCCAGTTTACTTTTCTACATATAATTACATCAAGTATACAGTATAAAGTAGCTTATATTAGCAAAGCATAATGaagttttctttgaaattaagcagcattttttttGACTTCGACAAGTTAATAAACAGTCTAAGgaactgcttttctctcttaaaataaagatgaattagagagaaaataattcagaatagGTTATAGAATCACTTACAGTTTGCCACAAAACGAGAATAACACCTAGTTAGAAAAGGTTCCTAAATATATTGTTTATTATTAGGAGTTTCAAAGAGACCATGGCTGATAATCACTcagttttttctcttaaaagtGGTCAAACACCAATGGAGATGTCACCAGATCTTTCTGTCTACAGCAGTGCTATATACTATGTACTGTTCAATATATTTTCCCAGGTTTAATGCCTTTTACTGATACATCccaatttaaatttctttcacaATTCCAAGTTTTTGCAAAACTAGCTGAAAGAAAGCTCTTGAAAATCTAGTGTATGCTGCAAGCTGGAAGCAActgttgttttttaaagcagagaGTACAGAGAAAGAATTGGCCTGTATTTGACTTTCCAGCTTGATAAAGGTGCTCAACAACTTGATCTGCTGCACTAATTCTGTTAAAATAGGAAATTCACTGAGTGGGATTTACAGGCAGAAACTCAGGAAAGAAAACTGCATTCAGTCAAGTATAAGATCTGTACACCTTAAATGCTCTCTGGAAGCACAACAAAAACAATTAGGCAACTCAGTCACAACACCGACCACAACAGATCATTTTATCTTTCTCATCGGAAAGGCAAGATAGTCTGATACAAAACATTGAAAGTGTTTCCTTATATAAACTCAAAGTTATGGGGAAAGCATGAGAAGAATGATCTAAACAAAATAGCTTTATCCCTATTATCATCTTGGTTTAGCCTGTGTGACAAAGAAAGTGCATTtcactgcagctgccacagtGTCATGACTGTAGAGACTGCTTAACAAATGCTCCAGCCATAATGGGTTTCCAGAGCTTTGATACCAGGGGGAACCAATATAATTCCTCAGACAAGACCATTGCAGAAACAAGGCAGAAGCTATATTAAAGTATCTCTTGACAATGTCTTCctgaaaatctcttttcatttctactactttatattatttatttatttatattattttccttATAGATTACTAAGGATTACAGTGGagatttttcttgatttttcttttgctactGACCACTCGGGGCACAAACCAGCTAACATAAAAATTCACATTAACCAatacctattaaaaaaaaagcacttgaaaaatgcatattgaaAGTCTGGAGTTGACAATTTCTTTTGGAGAATATTGGTTAATGATGACCTTTAAGACTCGGACTGTATCCCAGGGATTAAACCAGTGTTGTGGCCTAATAGATCTACACTTTACCAGTTTGTTAGAAACAATTGGCATTGATCCAAATGCTCAGTATACAACAAGAATTAACAAGAAATTCTTGAAACAACctaagacattttaaaataagctttGGCACAAAATGATACTGTAATTAGTCACAGAAttgtatacacacacaaaacagaTCCATCACTGATGTCACTCAGAACAAGTTGTACATAacttccaggaatgggtggGTCTACATCTAACCTTTACACAGCAATGTTTACTTCCTCAGTAAAAAATAGTCTAGAAATGTATTGTAATAATTGGATACAAGCCCAAACCAGATCCCTTTCCCCTTATGTCCCCTCCCTTACAGGGCTCTCCATTGGTCAGCCTTCTCTGCCTTCCTGAAACTTCAAGGTCACGAAAGCAATACAGATAAAAAGAACAATAGCCTTGAAGAAATACATCTGCTGAATGCTGCCATGCTTTTGGACATGAGGAAATCTGTTAGCATGGGGCAAATCTGCTCCTGAATTAAACCAATCACAGGGTCAGTTCAAATTCAGGAAAGTATTTAGAAAATAACTGTTGAAAGTCCCAATACACTGCTAGCAGTTTTACTTACTGGATTAAGAGCTCACTAAGAGTACGAAAAAGTCATATCCATTAGATCTTTCTTTCTGATTGTATTTGGACAAAATGGCAGGTGTCCTCTGCCAACCTGTTGCAAGGCTGGGTCAAGCAATCCTCTTTCAAGAGGCTCTTGCAATCCTCTGCTGATGCACTATGCCTTTCTGTTGGGAGGGGATGTGTAATGTGGGGTGgagttatttctttttcaggtaGGGGGCTGGTTGGTGGAGTTTTGTGGGGtttagggtttttgggggtttttggcttgtttattttaaatcagaagCAAGCAGACAGTGGGAGAGTCAGGTATGTCTAGACAAGTGGCCTTTCACCTTTCTTCTACTGTGATGATCCATTTGTGATTGTTCTATAACTCAGCACTAACGCTAACCCAAACATCAGATTTCCACCTTCAAATCCTACCCCAAATCCTTCTTGCTGCAAGTCTCATCCTGTGATGAGAAGAATTCCTGCTGTATCGAATGCCTCATTCTTTACACGGAGCACAAGACTGCCAGTAGGAGTTGAGATGATGAGATGCTTCCTCATCCCTGCAGGTACTGGTGCCCTCTGCTGGGATGCAGGCTGAAATCCTCCCAGTGCAGGAGAATGAATGGCATCTCCTTCAAACTGTGTGAGCGCTCTCCCACCTATGCTACGGGAAGAAATGAGAATGCCATCCCTGCCATTGTTCCTGCTGTGACTCCTGAGTCCCCAGCACCTCACAGGGCCACCAAGCTATTAATAACAAAGAAGTTGTTAGGAGACGggttttcaattttattttttaaagattttcacTGTGGTTGCcaagagaaaaatatgtttacaTACAGTAGCAGGCCCAACAGTTAAAATGGATGAGCCATCCTTTTGGAAGTGAGAAGCGCTTTAAGAGAAAAGAATCCTCCTACATATCTCATATAATGGCAATTAATAGGGAGCTCGGCATTAGCAGTAGATGAGAAGCAGCAGTCCTGAAACATGTGGTACCACTAGGTCGACAGGAAGTCAAAGCACTAGCCCATAGTCTGAGGAAATACTAGAGACATGCCCTCAATTTGTCTTCTaggaaaaaacaggggaaaaaaccagttTGCATATGGTCCTGGGATAGCCACAGCTGATGTTAGCCTGAAAAAAAGACACCTGGGCCTTGGAGGGAGACCACTGCACCTTATGGagcagctcacacacacacttccctACAACCCAGTTGAGAACTAATAGTAAtgcttgtgctgctgaaatACAAGCTTTCAAGAACAGTGAACATGAGCTCTTAAGAACAGCACCACAGTTGATGAGATAGGTAACTCTCAGAGATAAAGCCCCAGCCCCCCTTTGTCCAGAAAGCCAAGAAGATCTCCAGCTGCCTGACCATGCTATCCATGTCCAGAGTTTCAGAAGGGACAGCAAAATCACTTTTTGGTGCAATGAACACAAGTGCAATGCTGGGAACCCTTCACTGCACATGAATTGTCAGGTTTACTTGCTGTCTTAAATGTAAAGTGGAGGGCTGGGTAACAGGGAGCCTGCTATTCAAAAAGAACCATTCAGAGCACAATAGTGATTTGAAAACCcactcatggaagcaagggtAGGGATTTCCTTGGCATCACAATGATGCACATGTTTCTTCACTAACCAtctgcaaaagcagcaccaaggTCAGACTTGCAGGCCATGCTGTCAATGAGCCCAGAGCACACTAGGACCCATGCTCCCCAATACCACAGGCAAGACTGTTGGAAAGAGATTCTACATTGATAGGATCTGCTGAACAGGTGATAATACTGTGTTTAATGGCCTATAGAGATTGGTAATTGAATCATCCTACTGGAAAATATAATGCAGACCTAGAAGATCTTATTTCTTCCCCATAGATCCTGGGTGGGATCCATCTGGGAGAAAAAATCCATAGTGAATAGAGCACAAAGAGCATGCAGCCCACCCTAGTGCAACCCACATCCCATGGCTGCTCAGATGAATGCCATGCTGGGTTCCACTGACTGTGCCAATGGCTCTCCACTAACAAGTGAGACATAAGCCCTCTATGTTAAAGGTACCAAACTGAAGTCTACTCTTTAAGTCATAGATTTCTTTTatgctcttttaaaaagtaCCTTTAAAAAGCATAGAGAATGAAAAGCATTTACAAGACAGATGCATATATGCATCAGGCTCCAGAAAGCCTGCTCCTTTGGCTTGCCTCACTAACAGAAACAAACCATGAAGACACAAAATGATCTGCTTATTTAAATAGGCTCAGTTTACAGGTGTTTCCTTCTTGTTCTTTCTCTAAAAAACCTCATTACCACCACCAGTCAAGCTACACAAAAGCTTATGATGACAATTTAAGTCTATCTTGAAAGAGTTTCTGATGAATGCTTAGAAACAGAATCCCATAAGGAGCATACAAAATAGGATAAAGGCAGCTTCACAGCTCTTAGAATTTGGTAATACCAACAAAAGTCATCAGGAACAATTCTCTTTTTATCAGAAATATGCATATGCCAGAAGCACAGGTGTTCCAACGGGTAAAAGAACATGCAGAGGGAGTTTTAGTAAGTTTTCAGTATATTCCAAAGCAAAAATGTATTTGGGGAGAGACTTTCACCATCTCTTTCAAGTTCACTGTTCCTTCTAAAATCCACATGAGAATCCTTCATGGAAGTCTTAAATTAGAACTAAATCGTCACAAACCATTTTAAGTTATGTTAAATCAGCCCCCAACATTTTTGTACAGTATGTTACAGCAAAACACCTTCTGCTTGTGTTTCTTTACAGAGCTACTTAATATCTAGAAGTACCTACACTGAGAATACCATGCTAATTATCACGCAGAGAGTTGAGAGTATATGGGAATGGAGGGAGTcaggaaaatgtgtttctgcTTTTTACTGGGGTAATGGAAGATCCTGGGTGATGTGTCTGAGACCACCTGGCAAATGCTGATGGAGTCAAATAACTGAGGGTGTTTCTTTCATCATCATCAATTCCTCTACAACCTATTTACTCTCCACCTCCCCTCAAAAAAGCATTGAAGCTGTAAAGCATCTCACTAACACACCATAGATGTTTATTCCAGGTAGAAGTCAAAGGTAATCCCAGATACCCTTTGGCAAGAATCTGCTCTTCAATATTCAAAGGCTGGGAAACTTCAAGGCCATTCCATGAGTAAGGCATCACACAGGGGCAGAGTAGGCTGTAGAGATTTGAATCCTTTTGAGCATTTTCTGCACTATGCCAACACAGTCTGGTAATTataaaaattcagcttttctaCTAAGATACTGCAGCAAGACCTCAGATATAGACTAAACTACTAAGCATCCTAAGCAAGAGATCAGCTGTTGAATCCAGTCCTTCTCAGGGTCAGTTTGATCACCTATCTTTCCCTCCATTTTAATTCATTAGCACCACAGAGTTGAGACTCTTATAGGCACCTCAAGAAAGAGATACATGTACTTgcaaattttgtttaaatgaaaaatatccccaaaattaaaaaaaaaaaaaaacctcaaagttGAAAATGCTATAAAACAAACTCTGCAGAAAGTAATTGCAAGAAAGCACATGCACTGAAGTTCTGGTGTGACTAGAAATACAGCTTTTACTCTCTTCATCTAATCTGGTCAAGGCCAAATACTCGTGCATAACCTGCAATCCAAACTCCAAGTCAACTTCACACCAAATTTGTTTGCCTCAAATCCTACAGGCACGCTCATTTCAAACCAGAAATACCCCAGAAAGAACCTTTTCTCTAATTTCTATTTAAAGGACTAAACTAAAGCCAAATTTTCTATGTCACAGCTTGTGTGTAAATAAGTATTTAGATATGGTACTATTTCAAATTAGACCAATGGGAGAAGAGAACAAGGGGGGGAAGAGGCAGTTTTCTCCTTCACTGGTAACACCAGCTCCTTCAAAACCCAAGAACATCCACTGAAAATTCTCCTGTACCATAACTCACACTCAGTCCAGTGCCAAGTTTTTTGGCAGCACAAAACTGACATAAGCAAACTGGTTCCAATACAAACAACTTCTGTGCCTAGACACTGAAATCTGAAAACAACATGCCTCTATGAAAGTAAGCAAGTTACTTCCCATTTACTGTCCAGCAGTCatgtgaagaagaaaagaataaaaatctgtCCTGGCTagagaaaaaatacagttaTGAACCAATACTCACATTTCCTAAGCTTAAGTTTCTTAAGCAGGCAGAAGGTAGATTCCACAGCCCTTGGTTAACTATTTTGCTTCAGATCAGTCCTCCTCTCTAGATAAGcaccattaattaaaaacaagtcAATAAAATACCTTCTCCTAACTCAGATCAAAAGAAATGTCACTCAGGTGCATGTTCCTTCTCTCTCAGGTTTACACAGCAACATCAGGATCTGCTTGGGAGCTCCAGGTGCTCAAAGGGTGGCTCTATCAAGCAGCGCTTGTAAGAAGCCTATACTCTTATTCCCTGGGAAGGAGCGTGCCTTTCCCATGACACAAATCCCTCAAAGTACCACCACTAGAAAATGGCGGGGGTGACAGTTTGGAAGAGTGAGGCCAGTCATTTTGTATCCCTTCTAGATTAATTGTTC
It encodes:
- the TMCC3 gene encoding transmembrane and coiled-coil domain protein 3 isoform X3, producing MLRKVERHDMNTLSLPLNIRRGGSDTNLNFDVPDGVLEFHKVKLNADSLKQKILKVTEQIKVEQTARDGNVAEYLKLVNSADKQQAGRIKQVFEKKNQKSAHSIAQLQKKLEQYHKKLKDIEQNGSSKATKDTSKDNLKDVQHGKSRGTGHGAESSKSGVPGVSLTPPVFVFSKSREFANLIRNKFGSADNIAHLKNTLDEFRPETSSRTYGGSATIVAKPKYVSDDECSSGTSGSADSNGNTSFSPAVASTLDSQGKLSMILEELREIKETQSQLADDIENLKTQFKRDYGFISQMLQEERFRYERLEDQLNDLTDLHQHETANLKQELASIEEKVAYQAYERSRDVQEALESCQTRVSKLELHQQEQQAQQSETVNAKVLLGKCINVILAFMTVILVCVSTIAKFIAPMMKSRFHIICTFFAVTLLAIFCKNWDHIICAIERMIIPR
- the TMCC3 gene encoding transmembrane and coiled-coil domain protein 3 isoform X2 — protein: MNLLEMDKSARSPRKVERHDMNTLSLPLNIRRGGSDTNLNFDVPDGVLEFHKVKLNADSLKQKILKVTEQIKVEQTARDGNVAEYLKLVNSADKQQAGRIKQVFEKKNQKSAHSIAQLQKKLEQYHKKLKDIEQNGSSKATKDTSKDNLKDVQHGKSRGTGHGAESSKSGVPGVSLTPPVFVFSKSREFANLIRNKFGSADNIAHLKNTLDEFRPETSSRTYGGSATIVAKPKYVSDDECSSGTSGSADSNGNTSFSPAVASTLDSQGKLSMILEELREIKETQSQLADDIENLKTQFKRDYGFISQMLQEERFRYERLEDQLNDLTDLHQHETANLKQELASIEEKVAYQAYERSRDVQEALESCQTRVSKLELHQQEQQAQQSETVNAKVLLGKCINVILAFMTVILVCVSTIAKFIAPMMKSRFHIICTFFAVTLLAIFCKNWDHIICAIERMIIPR
- the TMCC3 gene encoding transmembrane and coiled-coil domain protein 3 isoform X5 — encoded protein: MNTLSLPLNIRRGGSDTNLNFDVPDGVLEFHKVKLNADSLKQKILKVTEQIKVEQTARDGNVAEYLKLVNSADKQQAGRIKQVFEKKNQKSAHSIAQLQKKLEQYHKKLKDIEQNGSSKATKDTSKDNLKDVQHGKSRGTGHGAESSKSGVPGVSLTPPVFVFSKSREFANLIRNKFGSADNIAHLKNTLDEFRPETSSRTYGGSATIVAKPKYVSDDECSSGTSGSADSNGNTSFSPAVASTLDSQGKLSMILEELREIKETQSQLADDIENLKTQFKRDYGFISQMLQEERFRYERLEDQLNDLTDLHQHETANLKQELASIEEKVAYQAYERSRDVQEALESCQTRVSKLELHQQEQQAQQSETVNAKVLLGKCINVILAFMTVILVCVSTIAKFIAPMMKSRFHIICTFFAVTLLAIFCKNWDHIICAIERMIIPR
- the TMCC3 gene encoding transmembrane and coiled-coil domain protein 3 isoform X4 produces the protein MVERHDMNTLSLPLNIRRGGSDTNLNFDVPDGVLEFHKVKLNADSLKQKILKVTEQIKVEQTARDGNVAEYLKLVNSADKQQAGRIKQVFEKKNQKSAHSIAQLQKKLEQYHKKLKDIEQNGSSKATKDTSKDNLKDVQHGKSRGTGHGAESSKSGVPGVSLTPPVFVFSKSREFANLIRNKFGSADNIAHLKNTLDEFRPETSSRTYGGSATIVAKPKYVSDDECSSGTSGSADSNGNTSFSPAVASTLDSQGKLSMILEELREIKETQSQLADDIENLKTQFKRDYGFISQMLQEERFRYERLEDQLNDLTDLHQHETANLKQELASIEEKVAYQAYERSRDVQEALESCQTRVSKLELHQQEQQAQQSETVNAKVLLGKCINVILAFMTVILVCVSTIAKFIAPMMKSRFHIICTFFAVTLLAIFCKNWDHIICAIERMIIPR
- the TMCC3 gene encoding transmembrane and coiled-coil domain protein 3 isoform X1, translating into MPGSDTALAVDRTYSDPERHRRRKTRVERHDMNTLSLPLNIRRGGSDTNLNFDVPDGVLEFHKVKLNADSLKQKILKVTEQIKVEQTARDGNVAEYLKLVNSADKQQAGRIKQVFEKKNQKSAHSIAQLQKKLEQYHKKLKDIEQNGSSKATKDTSKDNLKDVQHGKSRGTGHGAESSKSGVPGVSLTPPVFVFSKSREFANLIRNKFGSADNIAHLKNTLDEFRPETSSRTYGGSATIVAKPKYVSDDECSSGTSGSADSNGNTSFSPAVASTLDSQGKLSMILEELREIKETQSQLADDIENLKTQFKRDYGFISQMLQEERFRYERLEDQLNDLTDLHQHETANLKQELASIEEKVAYQAYERSRDVQEALESCQTRVSKLELHQQEQQAQQSETVNAKVLLGKCINVILAFMTVILVCVSTIAKFIAPMMKSRFHIICTFFAVTLLAIFCKNWDHIICAIERMIIPR